A stretch of Penaeus vannamei isolate JL-2024 chromosome 18, ASM4276789v1, whole genome shotgun sequence DNA encodes these proteins:
- the LOC113824102 gene encoding retinol dehydrogenase 13 yields the protein MGWKPPRYFLGLTAFGSFAGGIVLFKEVLGGGNYQGDEGLEGKTVIITGANTGIGKETATEMARRGARVIMACRDMEKCKEARKEVALATFNKSIYCQECDLASQESIRKFAERIQKKEDQVNILINNAGVMRCKKSFTEEGIELQLGTNHMGHFLLTNLLLDKLKASAPSRIINVSSVAHMRGSIKFDDLNSEKNYDEGDAYAQSKLANILFTRELADRLQGTGVTCNAVHPGIVLTELGRHMSIYKSWIAAMFLKPLLWLFLKTPRQGAQTTIYTAVSSDLEGVSGKYFSNQKEAAVSEAAMDKEAAKRLWAISERWTRLT from the exons ATGGGATGGAAGCCGCCCAGATATTTTCTCGGTTTAACGGCCTTCGGGTCATTTGCTGGAGGAATCGTGCTATTCAA AGAAGTACTTGGTGGAGGCAATTATCAAGGAGATGAGGGATTAGAAGGAAAAACCGTCATCATCACAGGCGCAAACACAGGAATCGGAAAAGAAACGGCAACCGAGATGGCCAGGAGAGGTGCTAGGGTCATAATGGCTTGTAGAGATATGGAGAAGTGTAAAGAG GCCAGGAAGGAAGTTGCATTAGCAACCTTCAACAAATCAATATACTGCCAGGAGTGTGACCTAGCTTCTCAGGAGTCAATCAGAAAATTTGCAGAGAGAATACAAAAAA AGGAGGACCAAGTGAACATATTGATAAACAATGCCGGAGTGATGCGGTGTAAGAAGTCATTCACGGAGGAGGGTATTGAACTGCAGTTGGGGACAAATCATATGGGACATTTCCTCCTCACGAACCTGCTTCTGGACAAGCTTAAG GCCTCTGCACCAAGTCGCATTATAAATGTCTCCAGTGTGGCGCATATGAGGGGTAGCATCAAATTTGATGATTTGAATAGTGAAAAGAACTATGATGAGGGGGATGCTTATGCACAAAGCAAACTCGCAAATATTCTCTTCACTCGGGAATTAGCCGACAGATTACAAG GAACTGGAGTAACTTGCAATGCTGTCCACCCAGGGATTGTCCTAACAGAGCTTGGTAgacacatgagtatatataaaagTTGGATTGCAGCCATGTTCTTAAAGCCACTGCTTTGGCTCTTCTTGAAAACTCCTCGCCAGGGGGCTCAAACCACCATCTACACAGCTGTTAGCTCTGACCTCGAAGGAGTCAGCGGCAAATACTTTAG